TTGATTGAGATGGCGTTTGGTAAGTTATTCAATGAAGTTGCCAAGAATATGGTGTCTGCGTTTACCCAACGAGCCAAAATTGTTTATGGAGCGCGATGATGATCAAGGTTGAAGTGGTATTTGCGTTGCCAGACAGCGCGACGTCGTTGTCGGTCGATGTGCCTGAGGGGACGTCTGCTGAGCAAGCGGTCTTGCAGTCAGGGATATTAGATAAATGTCCAGAGATAGATGCGAATGACTTGACGCTCGGGATCTGGAACCGCACGGTAAAATTACATCAAGTAGTAAGTGACGGTGATAGAATTGAAATCTATCGTCCATTAATTGCTGACCCGAAAGAAGCGCGCAGACGCCGTGCCGAAAAAGCAAAAGAAGAAGGCCGTGCAAGCAAGGTTACCGGTGGGCGACCTGTCTCTTTAGGAGATAAAGACTAAAAAAGGGGAAATACCTTCCCCTTTGACTACGAAATAATGTGTGCCCTTAAACCATTAAGAGTCTAAAGGGGTGTTGAATTCTTCTGGCTCTTCGAAGTCGCCGCTTACGCGAACTAATTTGTCATTCTCGAAATAAACGGTAAATGACTTTCGGACCTCTGATTCTCTATCAATATTGAATACGTATTGGTAATGCCAGACATTGTTGTTAAAAGTGTCTTTAGCAAGCGGTGTACCAAGTACGTATAGCACCTGCTCTCTGGTCATTTGGACGCGAAGTTTATCTACATCTGACTGCTCTAAGAAATTACCTTGTGGCACGTTGATGCGATAAATCCAGCTTGAACAGCCAGACATAAACACCGTCATAACTACAGCACTGAGCCAAACAGAAAGGGTTTTATTAGACAGCATGAAATTGTGTATCCTTATTATCAGTTGTTTGCATGATACCGATTGCACAGAGAAGGTAAAGTCTCTTAGCGGAATTGGACTGCACTAAGTGTAAAAAGTTCGTACATAAGTTGCAATAGTTGTCATGTGCAACGCAAATCATTGATAAGGTCTTGAGGAGAACCACTAAGTGCTAGGAAAAGTGTTACTTAGCGAGCCCAATACAAGGGGTTGCCACGCTACTTGGAGCCTATACATCCTAGAAACCCGTTTGGGTCATTGGTACACAGGAATAACAACTAATGTAGAACGGCGAGTGAAACAGCATCAGGCTGGGAAGGGGGCAAAAAATTTAAAAGGCAAAGGGCCCTTGACGTTGAAATATCAATGTCGGGTCGGCACTAAGTCTCAGGCTGCAAAACTCGAGTGGCATGTTAAGCAGCTTACAAAAGCACAAAAAATTCAGCTAGTAGAGTCCAATGGCGAACGAGTTAATGACAAAATAAAGTCATTGATGAGGTTTACGCCTGCCTGATACTTATTTAAATCCATATTATCTAGCGTATCTCTCGTGGTGTGATGATGTTTATCTTCACCCATACCAAAATAAATATAGGGGATCCCTTGGCGATAAAATGCGTAGTGATCGCTCGCTTTATGCCAATCAACTCTTGGATTATTTGTATAACGCTCAATTTGTCGTTGTGACGATACTATGGTCAACTTTATTGGAGATTGCGCCTTGCTCTGGAGCTTAGTTTTATATTCCTTGAAGCCAGGTGAAAACAAGGCAAATAAACGGTTGTTATTATTTATCCCTAACATATCAAGGTTGATATTGAGTTCAACTTCTCGATTAAGGTGTTTGGCATAATATTTTGCACCATGTAAGCCGCGCTCTTCGGCATCGGTCGCGACAAACAATATATCACGAGAGCGATTTGTTTTACTGAGTTGCCTTGCAATGTGCAACATCGCAGCAGTGCCAGATGCATTATCATTGGCGCCTGGGTAATGTCTCTGTCCTGAGGTTCCTAAATGGTCGTAATGCGCACTGATCACAATGGCCTTGTCACATCGAGGTTGCGTGCAAGGTAAAGTCGCAGTGATGTTGTGACCTGCGTCTTTACTAAAAATACCAGCTCTAAAGGTAAAGTGCTGATAGCTCGGATTTCCACCTATTTGCTTAAAAGCATCGAAAATATATTGTGCACTGATATTAGGTGACCGAGCACCACTTTTACGGCCTTGGTGACTAGTACTCGTGAGTGTTTGTAAATCTTGCACCAATATATTATCGACATTAGCAATAGTTGGATATTGCGCCTGAGCCGCTGCATTTATGGTACATATTGCGGTCAGCATCATACCGATTAGCTTGAAAGGGAGCTTCTTCATTCTTTTTATTATCTCTCATCATTATCTGTGTTATTCAACTGGTTGCTTGCAACACCTCTCAATAAGGCTAATTTGCCTTCGTAACGCGCTTTGTCGTGATCGAAGACAGACACTTTGTATGCTTTGTTGAGGTAATACTCGGCTTTTTCTCTATTCCCTTCTTCAAAAGCGACTTTTGCTAATCCAAAGTAACTGCCATGAATACTACGGTCGAGTTGATAAGCTTTTTGATAAAAATGCTTAGCGCGACTTAAATTTCCATGCTTAAACGCTTCGTTACCCAACACTAACATGTAATAAGGGTTGCTCTTTCTTAAGTTGTGAATATTGGCCTCAATCATTTTAGCTTCGCGGTCGCGCTCTGTAAGATGATAAAGCTTCGCAAGATTGCCGAGGGCATTACGATTGTCGTGGTTAATGGCCAGTGCTTGGTTGTATGCGCGCTCCGCAAGGTCATACTGCTGAGTAAGGCGATACAAAATCCCAAGATTACCCCATGCGCCATCGTGATAGGGGTCGGTCTCAACCGCCGCTTTGTAGTAACTGTAGGCCATGTCAAGGTCGCCATTAATCATTGCCATGGCACCTTTGTTGTTATAAAACATGGATAAGATAGTGTTTGTATCTATTGCTGATGTGCTAAATTGTTGTGCTCGGCTATTGGGGTCAAAGTCAACGGTAACGGAAGCGGGTTTCACATAAAGCGTTTTTACAGCGTCTTGAGTATTATCCACCTCAAAGATTTTGATGTTTACGTGCCCTGTAAGCAGACTGTAGCCTTGGCTCTCATCCCAGTATTCGGGTATGTGCACACGCTGAAATTGAGTTCTCAAACCCACTTGTCTAGCGATAGCATGCGTTAAAATTGATAGCGACAGACAATTGGCATTCATATTACTGAAAGCTTGGGTTGCAGTGAGATTAGCGCCGGATAAATATGACATTGAATCGTCACCACTATTGACTAAAAACGCCATCAACATTTTTGCTCGTTTAACCCCAATTTCATCGTTGTGAAAATATTGAGCGAGTTTTGCTTTAATTTGATTGTTTAGTTGAAATACCTCTGAGTATGACTCTACGGGCTGAATATCAAATTGATGATCCGAATTGAGAATTGATGTGTCTATTGTCGCTTTGGGAGTACTATTACAGGCACTAAGTAATACACTAAGCATAATAATAGAGAACTGAATTAATATCTTCATACAACCTCCAGATTGGACATTCGGCTGACTTTTAGTTATTGCTTAACTGCTTACCTAAGGCCCTTACTATTATTGAATTTAGACTATAATTGCAAAATTTGCGCGGTGTGATTGTTACACCATGTAACAAAGAGGGGGATAAGGTAAGCCTGCAAGGCTGAGCGTGCAGGCTTACCTTAGGGTTGAAGAGCGCTTAAAAGCTTGCGACTAGATCATCAAGCGTTTTTGCTGATGCAGCGAGACGCTGGATAGCCTGCTCTGTGTCGAGCTGCTCATTCATCACAGCATCGCTTATTTCGCTAATTTGCTCGATATTACGG
The sequence above is a segment of the Pseudoalteromonas piscicida genome. Coding sequences within it:
- a CDS encoding RnfH family protein, which produces MIKVEVVFALPDSATSLSVDVPEGTSAEQAVLQSGILDKCPEIDANDLTLGIWNRTVKLHQVVSDGDRIEIYRPLIADPKEARRRRAEKAKEEGRASKVTGGRPVSLGDKD
- a CDS encoding GIY-YIG nuclease family protein gives rise to the protein MLLSEPNTRGCHATWSLYILETRLGHWYTGITTNVERRVKQHQAGKGAKNLKGKGPLTLKYQCRVGTKSQAAKLEWHVKQLTKAQKIQLVESNGERVNDKIKSLMRFTPA
- a CDS encoding tetratricopeptide repeat protein, with amino-acid sequence MKILIQFSIIMLSVLLSACNSTPKATIDTSILNSDHQFDIQPVESYSEVFQLNNQIKAKLAQYFHNDEIGVKRAKMLMAFLVNSGDDSMSYLSGANLTATQAFSNMNANCLSLSILTHAIARQVGLRTQFQRVHIPEYWDESQGYSLLTGHVNIKIFEVDNTQDAVKTLYVKPASVTVDFDPNSRAQQFSTSAIDTNTILSMFYNNKGAMAMINGDLDMAYSYYKAAVETDPYHDGAWGNLGILYRLTQQYDLAERAYNQALAINHDNRNALGNLAKLYHLTERDREAKMIEANIHNLRKSNPYYMLVLGNEAFKHGNLSRAKHFYQKAYQLDRSIHGSYFGLAKVAFEEGNREKAEYYLNKAYKVSVFDHDKARYEGKLALLRGVASNQLNNTDNDER
- a CDS encoding M20/M25/M40 family metallo-hydrolase, producing the protein MKKLPFKLIGMMLTAICTINAAAQAQYPTIANVDNILVQDLQTLTSTSHQGRKSGARSPNISAQYIFDAFKQIGGNPSYQHFTFRAGIFSKDAGHNITATLPCTQPRCDKAIVISAHYDHLGTSGQRHYPGANDNASGTAAMLHIARQLSKTNRSRDILFVATDAEERGLHGAKYYAKHLNREVELNINLDMLGINNNNRLFALFSPGFKEYKTKLQSKAQSPIKLTIVSSQRQIERYTNNPRVDWHKASDHYAFYRQGIPYIYFGMGEDKHHHTTRDTLDNMDLNKYQAGVNLINDFILSLTRSPLDSTS
- a CDS encoding outer membrane protein assembly factor BamE, producing MLSNKTLSVWLSAVVMTVFMSGCSSWIYRINVPQGNFLEQSDVDKLRVQMTREQVLYVLGTPLAKDTFNNNVWHYQYVFNIDRESEVRKSFTVYFENDKLVRVSGDFEEPEEFNTPLDS